From one Candidatus Zixiibacteriota bacterium genomic stretch:
- a CDS encoding PEP/pyruvate-binding domain-containing protein — protein sequence MVRFRDPRKSTKRKDDNALESVRSKFAAFLALLERHHQAMSIISDMEEKSQGEYLFDLNYIRTSVAQIRNCVTRLIEIMIELGGPRYEILRDRFAEIGARIDDSLPWCRSTGTDRFVLPLEEVGRDRACSVGSKCAQLGEMKSRLQLPVPDGFAITAWSCRHFRQVNNLNDRISKRLASVNFLEYDDLVRVSGEIRSMISECPLPDDLADAIRHAYEELAARNPSAKFALRSSALGEDSWFSFAGQYATFLNIEPDRLLECYREILASKFTPKAIYYLLSHSLVEDDLAMGVGMVTMVDARAAGVLYTRNPVNPESTQLQVHAVWGLGKSLVDGQCDPDVFYVNRATMEIESRHIAAKTTRLVMAPGGGTVVEPIPPSEQMQPALTDSLVIQLARYGVIIETHYSKPQDIEWAIDRDGSLFLLQARPLKIVSAESRSGPVDVSGYTVLRSGGVTVCPGAAIGCVFPVSSVDDLPRVPNRAILATRQPFPGLVTVMGRIAAIIAEAGGPATHMATIAREYRIPTIAGISGLSELPRNTVVTVDATEGVVYAGSHPELVEARQPDYNLFADMDIFRLLEDLLVHVSPLHLVQPADAGFAPENCRTLHDITRYVHQKAIEEMFYGGIRVGDSTQVFHRLKTDVPLTVDMIYLDRELPTSPSRKEVPDTEIGCKPMEQFWSGLKAEGWPHKARPRYQASFPSVLGIRGRESGYSENSFAVISREYMVLSLRMGYHFSTVEALSTADPNKNYVRYQHKQGGASLPRRIRRVQVISGLLGRIGFVHQSKGDFLSAGINHLDGERMGEILHAVGRLTVMTKQLDMALSTDEIANWYMEDFAKRLGIGPGEPTA from the coding sequence ATGGTTCGATTCCGCGATCCCCGCAAGAGCACAAAGCGAAAAGACGACAACGCCCTGGAATCGGTTCGCTCCAAGTTCGCCGCCTTCCTGGCGTTACTGGAACGCCACCATCAGGCGATGTCGATTATCAGCGACATGGAAGAAAAGTCGCAGGGCGAATACCTGTTCGACCTCAACTACATACGAACCAGTGTCGCCCAGATTCGAAATTGCGTCACCCGACTCATCGAAATCATGATCGAACTCGGTGGTCCCCGCTACGAAATACTGCGCGATCGTTTTGCCGAAATCGGCGCCCGCATCGATGACTCCCTGCCCTGGTGCCGGTCGACCGGCACCGACCGGTTCGTGTTGCCGCTCGAAGAGGTCGGCCGCGACCGGGCTTGCAGCGTCGGCAGCAAATGCGCGCAGCTGGGCGAAATGAAGTCCCGGCTGCAGTTGCCCGTACCCGACGGGTTCGCAATCACGGCCTGGAGCTGCCGGCACTTCCGCCAGGTCAACAACCTCAACGACCGTATCAGCAAACGACTGGCCTCGGTGAACTTCCTCGAGTACGACGATCTCGTCCGCGTGTCCGGTGAAATCCGGTCGATGATCAGCGAATGCCCCCTGCCTGACGATCTTGCCGATGCAATCCGACACGCCTACGAGGAACTGGCTGCACGCAACCCATCGGCGAAGTTCGCCCTCCGATCAAGCGCGCTCGGCGAGGATTCCTGGTTCAGCTTCGCCGGCCAATACGCCACCTTCCTCAATATCGAACCCGATCGCCTGCTGGAATGCTACCGCGAGATCCTCGCCAGCAAGTTTACGCCCAAAGCTATCTATTACCTGCTGTCTCATTCTCTGGTTGAAGATGATCTGGCGATGGGGGTGGGGATGGTGACGATGGTGGACGCGCGGGCGGCGGGCGTGCTGTATACGCGCAACCCGGTGAATCCGGAGAGCACCCAGCTGCAGGTCCACGCCGTGTGGGGTCTCGGCAAATCGCTCGTGGACGGGCAGTGCGATCCCGACGTGTTTTATGTCAACCGCGCGACGATGGAGATCGAATCCCGCCATATTGCCGCGAAAACGACGCGGCTTGTCATGGCCCCCGGCGGCGGGACGGTGGTGGAGCCGATTCCTCCATCGGAGCAAATGCAGCCGGCCCTGACCGACAGCCTTGTCATCCAGCTGGCCCGCTATGGCGTCATCATAGAGACTCATTACAGCAAGCCGCAGGATATCGAATGGGCGATCGATCGCGATGGCAGCCTGTTCCTGCTGCAGGCACGGCCTCTGAAGATCGTCAGCGCGGAATCGCGGTCGGGGCCGGTCGACGTGTCCGGTTATACGGTGCTGCGCTCCGGCGGCGTGACTGTGTGCCCGGGCGCCGCGATCGGCTGCGTCTTTCCGGTGTCATCGGTCGATGACCTGCCCCGAGTCCCAAACCGCGCCATTCTTGCCACGCGCCAGCCGTTCCCCGGCCTCGTGACCGTCATGGGTCGAATCGCCGCAATTATCGCCGAGGCCGGCGGCCCCGCGACACACATGGCGACGATCGCCCGGGAATACCGTATCCCCACCATCGCCGGCATCAGCGGGCTCTCCGAACTCCCCCGCAACACTGTCGTGACGGTTGACGCGACCGAAGGCGTAGTGTACGCCGGCTCGCATCCTGAGCTGGTGGAAGCCCGTCAGCCCGATTACAACCTCTTCGCCGATATGGATATCTTCCGCCTGCTCGAAGATCTGCTGGTGCACGTCTCGCCGCTCCATCTGGTGCAGCCGGCCGACGCTGGGTTCGCCCCGGAAAACTGCCGCACCCTGCACGACATCACCCGCTACGTACACCAGAAGGCTATCGAAGAGATGTTTTACGGCGGAATCCGCGTTGGAGATTCCACGCAGGTGTTCCACCGCCTCAAAACCGACGTCCCGCTGACGGTAGACATGATCTATCTCGATCGCGAACTGCCGACATCCCCCTCACGCAAGGAAGTGCCCGATACGGAGATCGGGTGCAAACCGATGGAGCAGTTCTGGTCGGGCTTGAAAGCCGAAGGCTGGCCCCACAAAGCCCGCCCAAGGTATCAGGCATCGTTTCCGTCCGTTCTGGGCATCCGGGGGCGCGAGAGCGGTTACTCCGAGAATAGCTTCGCCGTCATCAGCCGCGAGTATATGGTATTGAGCCTCCGCATGGGATACCACTTTTCGACCGTCGAAGCGCTCTCCACCGCCGACCCGAACAAAAACTATGTCCGTTACCAGCACAAGCAGGGTGGTGCGTCATTACCTCGGCGCATTCGCCGCGTGCAGGTCATCTCCGGACTCCTCGGCAGAATCGGATTCGTCCACCAGAGCAAGGGAGACTTCCTGTCGGCCGGCATCAACCACCTCGACGGCGAGCGAATGGGCGAAATCCTGCACGCCGTGGGCCGACTGACGGTCATGACCAAGCAGCTCGATATGGCGCTGTCGACCGATGAGATCGCCAACTGGTACATGGAAGATTTCGCCAAGCGGCTCGGTATCGGTCCGGGAGAACCGACCGCATGA
- a CDS encoding PAS domain S-box protein → MTTAPDSTARSSGVSSSRRHLWLAAVTILTVVLVFAVYVSITEDILMRDQFNLYAQRYQQMVSDQVAGDVGESLRDLFREIRMLGEAGAEAADSQHLNRDFENALAQWQVKGLVELGLLESTGRTVVSTKAARIHDADMVPLYQLLDHAGADSTVTCYVPGSTAADTSTDRRYLLRAQRLGAGQTRQWVYGIIDIAWMARSVLRIGGTDSSGYAYLVDRDSTVLFRPEDAPASVFTPISSAWGGARTPISCYGCGPAEAWSVMVVASDPATRAISEHRTRRHLANVAMVSAAVLLVLLGFWQQRRVATQLRTRIGTQSEFLSAVLQSSVDAIIFIDNDNRVQAWNRGAEMIFGYSADEMIGRSFHKLIPPEIDAEAELAMIRDTVYRNGFLRNFQTQRVTRDERRITVNLSRTLITDSRGRPLGSTAILKDVTEKVELDKQLYSTEKLASIGILAAGVAHELNNPLAVILGFTDLLKERFPEGSPERADLTIIEETANNAKKIVENMLGFARVSEGQKDSVNVNSAIDAVLRITSHAFDSGKIEIVADEVRPALPDIVGDPREYQQVLLNLVNNAMAAMAGDGGRLSIAAWAEDGQVHVRISDTGAGIPERIKGRIFDPFFTTKRVGQGTGLGLSLSYGIVQKYGGDIRFTSRSPEDFPDQPGRTTFTVSMPIVATADGSKDGSDESGDTRG, encoded by the coding sequence ATGACGACCGCGCCGGACAGCACCGCGCGATCGAGCGGCGTGTCCTCCTCCCGTCGGCATCTCTGGCTCGCCGCCGTGACCATCCTGACGGTGGTCCTGGTGTTCGCCGTCTACGTCTCGATCACCGAAGACATCCTGATGCGGGATCAGTTCAACCTGTACGCGCAGCGATACCAGCAGATGGTATCCGATCAGGTGGCTGGAGACGTCGGTGAAAGCCTGCGGGACCTCTTTAGAGAAATCCGCATGCTCGGCGAAGCCGGAGCGGAGGCGGCCGATTCGCAGCATCTGAACCGCGACTTCGAAAACGCGCTGGCACAGTGGCAGGTCAAAGGTCTGGTCGAACTGGGACTGTTGGAGTCGACCGGCCGAACGGTCGTCAGCACGAAAGCGGCGCGGATTCACGATGCGGATATGGTGCCGTTGTACCAGCTCCTCGATCACGCCGGCGCCGACTCCACGGTCACATGCTACGTTCCCGGCTCGACCGCCGCGGATACGTCGACCGACCGCCGATATCTGCTGCGGGCTCAGCGATTGGGCGCGGGCCAGACTCGACAATGGGTCTACGGCATTATCGACATTGCATGGATGGCCCGTTCGGTGCTCCGTATCGGCGGGACTGACAGCAGCGGATACGCCTATCTTGTCGATCGTGATTCGACCGTGTTGTTTCGACCTGAAGACGCCCCCGCTTCTGTGTTCACCCCGATCTCCTCCGCGTGGGGCGGCGCGCGAACCCCGATCTCCTGTTATGGCTGCGGTCCGGCGGAAGCATGGAGCGTGATGGTGGTCGCAAGCGACCCGGCCACCCGGGCCATCAGCGAACACCGAACACGACGCCACCTCGCCAACGTCGCCATGGTTTCGGCGGCGGTGCTGCTTGTCCTGCTCGGATTCTGGCAGCAGCGTCGCGTGGCGACACAGCTCCGCACGCGCATCGGTACGCAGTCGGAGTTCCTCTCCGCCGTGCTGCAGTCGTCGGTCGACGCAATCATCTTCATCGACAACGACAATCGCGTGCAGGCCTGGAACAGGGGAGCGGAAATGATTTTCGGTTACTCCGCCGACGAGATGATCGGCCGGAGTTTCCACAAGCTGATTCCTCCGGAGATCGATGCCGAGGCGGAGCTGGCGATGATCCGCGACACCGTCTACCGGAATGGCTTCCTGAGAAACTTCCAGACACAGCGCGTTACCAGGGATGAGCGACGGATCACCGTCAACCTCTCGCGGACGTTGATCACGGACAGCCGTGGCCGCCCGCTCGGAAGCACGGCAATCCTCAAAGACGTCACGGAAAAAGTGGAGCTTGATAAACAGCTCTACAGCACGGAAAAACTGGCTTCGATCGGCATACTCGCGGCCGGTGTCGCACACGAACTCAACAATCCGCTTGCGGTGATACTCGGCTTCACGGACCTGCTCAAAGAACGATTTCCCGAAGGCAGCCCCGAGCGGGCCGATCTCACGATCATCGAAGAGACCGCCAACAATGCCAAGAAGATCGTCGAAAACATGCTGGGATTCGCCCGCGTGAGCGAGGGACAAAAAGACTCGGTCAATGTCAATTCGGCGATTGATGCCGTACTCCGCATCACCAGCCACGCGTTTGATTCGGGAAAGATCGAAATTGTCGCGGACGAAGTACGTCCCGCGCTCCCCGACATCGTCGGCGATCCCCGCGAATACCAACAGGTGCTTCTGAATCTCGTTAACAACGCGATGGCTGCCATGGCCGGGGACGGCGGTCGCCTGTCGATTGCGGCGTGGGCCGAAGACGGCCAGGTACACGTGCGCATCAGCGATACCGGCGCCGGCATCCCCGAGCGCATCAAGGGACGAATTTTTGACCCGTTTTTTACGACAAAAAGGGTTGGGCAGGGGACCGGACTCGGCTTATCATTGTCCTATGGGATAGTGCAGAAATACGGCGGGGACATCCGGTTCACCAGCCGATCTCCCGAAGACTTCCCGGACCAGCCCGGCCGCACGACCTTTACGGTTTCCATGCCGATCGTCGCGACGGCGGACGGATCAAAGGACGGAAGCGATGAATCAGGCGATACTCGCGGTTGA
- a CDS encoding response regulator: MNQAILAVDDEPHMLMLLERILRERTRFELVATTNSLEVPGLLESRTFDLIICDLRMPGMDGLDILRWIDEHNRHEAVVLITAFGTLDDAAEAKRYGLYEYLNKPFRKEQLLSAVHAVMRWQAARRDGESNGSFERDAFASAPLHFQQVWLHRMARRHGSADNIARHTGIPKRTVESLLHPNGDHPGSRA, encoded by the coding sequence ATGAATCAGGCGATACTCGCGGTTGACGACGAGCCGCACATGCTCATGCTGCTCGAACGAATCCTTCGCGAGCGCACGCGCTTCGAACTGGTCGCCACCACCAATTCTCTCGAAGTTCCCGGTCTGCTCGAATCCCGCACGTTTGACCTGATCATCTGCGACTTGCGGATGCCCGGCATGGACGGACTGGATATCCTCCGCTGGATCGACGAACACAATCGTCACGAAGCGGTCGTCCTGATCACCGCATTCGGCACCCTCGATGACGCGGCCGAAGCCAAACGCTACGGCCTCTACGAGTACCTGAACAAACCGTTTCGCAAGGAGCAGCTGCTCTCCGCCGTCCACGCCGTTATGCGCTGGCAGGCGGCGCGCCGCGACGGCGAGTCGAACGGCTCTTTCGAACGGGACGCCTTTGCCTCGGCGCCCCTCCACTTCCAGCAAGTATGGCTTCACCGGATGGCCCGGCGTCACGGCTCCGCGGACAATATTGCCCGGCACACCGGCATTCCCAAACGGACGGTCGAAAGTCTCCTGCACCCGAATGGCGATCATCCGGGCAGCCGTGCCTGA
- a CDS encoding CBS domain-containing protein produces the protein MPERIKHIRAGDVMIPLDQYPHIPYWISLRQAMVEMEKSELVVQGRVSLPRVVLVFDEEYQLMGTVRRRDIMRGLEPPILRERPIDDRKRMFSAEHADRLEGLSYEEILAGVLKQAETSVGDVMQPIEHTVDYHDHLFKVVYEMNTHDLSLLPVLRDGQVAGVIRSVDVFREITRILL, from the coding sequence ATGCCTGAACGAATCAAACACATACGCGCCGGCGATGTGATGATCCCCCTGGATCAGTACCCCCACATCCCCTACTGGATTTCGCTTCGGCAAGCCATGGTGGAAATGGAGAAGTCTGAACTGGTAGTGCAGGGACGTGTCTCACTTCCCCGCGTCGTACTGGTATTCGATGAAGAGTACCAACTGATGGGTACAGTCCGGAGACGCGACATCATGCGTGGACTCGAACCACCCATACTCCGGGAACGACCGATCGACGACCGAAAGCGCATGTTTTCCGCCGAGCACGCTGACCGACTCGAAGGACTTTCGTACGAAGAGATCCTCGCCGGGGTGCTGAAACAGGCGGAAACCTCGGTCGGGGACGTCATGCAGCCGATCGAACACACCGTGGACTATCACGACCATCTGTTCAAGGTGGTCTACGAAATGAACACGCACGACCTCAGCCTGCTGCCGGTTCTGCGCGACGGCCAGGTCGCGGGTGTCATTCGCTCCGTCGACGTCTTCCGCGAAATCACCCGTATCCTCCTGTAG
- a CDS encoding dienelactone hydrolase family protein, translated as MKYVLAFIMILAAGGLMAQTDIHTETIEYTIDGQPFEGYLAYDKSVTSHRPGVLIVHQWMGVTDNEKMRARMLAEMGYVAFALDIYGKGVRPANSQEAGAQAGKFRGDRTLFRKHLNAGLAQLRTSLMVDTSRLAAIGYCFGGGGVLELARSGARVNGVVSFHGSLNTPNPADANNINAKVLVLHGAVDPHVTDDEVLAFKKEMEDAGVDYVLTMYGGAVHAFTQKEAGNDPAAGAAYDEAADRRSWQAMKDFFAEIF; from the coding sequence ATGAAGTACGTACTGGCATTCATCATGATTCTGGCCGCCGGAGGCCTTATGGCGCAAACCGATATTCACACCGAAACCATCGAGTATACCATCGATGGACAGCCGTTCGAGGGCTACCTTGCCTACGACAAGTCCGTCACATCCCACCGCCCCGGCGTCCTGATTGTACACCAGTGGATGGGCGTAACCGATAACGAGAAGATGCGCGCTCGTATGCTTGCCGAGATGGGATATGTCGCATTCGCGCTCGACATCTACGGCAAAGGCGTCCGTCCCGCCAACAGCCAGGAAGCCGGTGCGCAGGCCGGCAAATTCCGCGGCGACCGCACCCTGTTCCGCAAACATCTCAACGCCGGACTCGCGCAGCTTCGCACCTCCCTGATGGTTGACACCTCGCGCCTGGCGGCGATCGGCTACTGCTTCGGCGGTGGCGGCGTTTTGGAACTCGCTCGGTCCGGCGCAAGGGTCAACGGCGTCGTCAGCTTCCACGGATCGCTCAACACGCCGAATCCGGCCGACGCCAACAATATCAACGCCAAAGTCCTGGTTCTCCACGGCGCGGTCGATCCGCATGTCACGGACGACGAAGTCCTCGCGTTCAAAAAGGAAATGGAAGACGCCGGAGTCGATTATGTACTGACCATGTACGGTGGAGCTGTCCATGCCTTTACGCAGAAAGAAGCCGGCAACGACCCCGCCGCGGGCGCAGCCTACGACGAAGCGGCGGACCGCCGGTCGTGGCAGGCCATGAAAGACTTCTTCGCCGAAATCTTCTGA
- the aspA gene encoding aspartate ammonia-lyase, which translates to MDKRTIADFLKRIELFQDLSDSDRELLTDQLETLRFAPGELLFEENSPRRNLWVIFDGQVELFKRGPLGPEKRLSLFGSYDFLGEGALMDDYPHSASARAVDHATILAISRDRFLDFLERQPGLASHILSRVARVISRRMRQASTMVVDAAAQYVSGRTRIEHDLLGERAVPYEYYYGIQTLRAIENFPITGISLAHFPRLIEALAMVKMAAARANHELGLLPDDIAVAVEQACQELLDGRWHTHFVVDMIQGGAGTSTNMNANEVIANRALEILGRERGEYDYCHPNNHVNLSQSTNDAYPTALNIALINSNSELVDDLRELIDAFRQKATEFAHVLKMGRTQLQDAVPMTLGQNFDAWATTLTEEIDRLNDNARLFLEVNMGGTAIGTGINAEPDYSEKVIEHLRQITRLDVKLAPNLVEATQDTGALVMYSSAVKRLAVKLSKICNDLRLLSSGPRAGINEINLPAMQPGSSIMPGKVNPVIPEVVNQIAFKVIGNDLTVTLAAQAGQLELNVMEPVIAQSLFESIEMLKNGMATLRHRCVLGITANEERCRAMVENSIGLVTALNPVLGYETSTKVAKEALATDRGVYDLVLEKGLLSREQLNRLLDPKRMLAPQRHRAGG; encoded by the coding sequence ATGGACAAACGAACTATCGCCGACTTCCTGAAACGTATCGAGTTGTTTCAGGACCTGTCGGACAGCGATCGGGAGCTGCTGACCGATCAACTAGAGACCTTGCGCTTCGCGCCGGGCGAACTGCTGTTCGAAGAGAACAGCCCGCGCCGAAACCTGTGGGTGATTTTTGACGGACAGGTCGAGCTGTTCAAACGCGGCCCCCTCGGACCCGAAAAACGACTGAGCCTGTTCGGTTCATACGACTTCCTGGGCGAAGGTGCGCTGATGGACGACTACCCGCACTCCGCCTCGGCGCGGGCGGTCGATCACGCCACCATCTTGGCCATCAGCCGGGACCGCTTCCTCGACTTCCTCGAGCGGCAGCCGGGACTGGCCTCGCATATCCTGTCACGCGTGGCACGGGTGATTTCGCGACGGATGCGTCAGGCCAGCACCATGGTCGTCGACGCCGCCGCACAGTATGTCTCCGGCCGCACCCGGATCGAACATGACCTCCTAGGCGAGCGAGCCGTGCCGTACGAGTACTACTACGGTATCCAGACGCTTCGGGCGATCGAAAACTTCCCTATCACCGGCATCTCGCTGGCCCACTTCCCGCGGCTGATCGAGGCGCTGGCGATGGTCAAGATGGCGGCTGCCCGCGCCAACCACGAACTCGGACTGCTCCCCGATGATATCGCGGTCGCGGTCGAGCAGGCCTGCCAGGAGCTGCTCGACGGCCGCTGGCATACGCACTTCGTGGTCGACATGATTCAGGGCGGCGCCGGTACCTCGACCAACATGAACGCCAACGAGGTGATCGCCAACCGCGCTCTCGAAATTCTCGGACGCGAGCGGGGCGAGTACGACTACTGCCACCCCAACAACCACGTCAACCTCTCGCAGTCGACCAACGACGCCTACCCGACCGCGCTGAATATCGCCCTCATCAACAGCAACAGCGAGCTTGTCGACGACCTTCGGGAGTTGATCGACGCTTTCCGGCAGAAAGCGACCGAGTTCGCCCACGTGCTCAAGATGGGCCGCACCCAGTTGCAGGACGCCGTGCCCATGACGCTCGGCCAGAATTTCGACGCCTGGGCGACAACGCTGACCGAGGAAATCGACCGCCTCAACGACAACGCCCGGCTTTTTCTCGAAGTCAACATGGGCGGAACCGCGATCGGCACCGGAATCAACGCCGAGCCCGACTACAGCGAAAAGGTCATCGAGCACCTTCGGCAGATAACCCGGCTCGACGTCAAACTGGCGCCGAACCTCGTCGAAGCCACGCAGGACACCGGCGCGCTGGTGATGTACTCCTCGGCCGTCAAACGCCTCGCCGTCAAGCTGTCCAAGATCTGTAACGATCTCCGCCTGCTGTCATCGGGGCCGCGCGCCGGGATCAACGAGATCAATCTGCCGGCCATGCAGCCCGGATCGTCGATCATGCCCGGCAAAGTCAACCCGGTCATCCCCGAAGTCGTCAACCAGATCGCTTTCAAGGTGATCGGCAACGACCTCACGGTCACACTGGCGGCCCAGGCCGGGCAGCTCGAGCTCAACGTGATGGAACCGGTTATCGCGCAGTCTTTGTTCGAGTCGATCGAGATGCTCAAAAACGGCATGGCGACCCTGCGGCACCGCTGTGTGCTCGGTATCACGGCCAACGAGGAGCGCTGCCGGGCGATGGTGGAGAACTCGATCGGGCTGGTAACCGCGCTCAATCCGGTGCTGGGATACGAAACCTCCACGAAGGTGGCGAAAGAGGCGCTCGCAACCGATCGCGGCGTGTACGACCTCGTTCTCGAAAAGGGACTTCTGTCCCGGGAGCAGCTCAATAGGCTGCTCGATCCCAAGAGGATGCTTGCCCCGCAAAGACATCGAGCAGGCGGGTAG